A stretch of Pogona vitticeps strain Pit_001003342236 chromosome 5, PviZW2.1, whole genome shotgun sequence DNA encodes these proteins:
- the CAV2 gene encoding caveolin-2, giving the protein MGLEEKADTKIFMDEEGYDRRDSPALSDLDKNLEKPPNRDPHGLNTHLKLGFEDVIAEPASTHSFDKVWICSHALFELSKYLVYKLLTLVLAIPLALVAGILFAVLSCLHIWVMVPFIRSVLMVLPSIQAVWKSLTEVFVAPLCRSMGRCFSAVDIRLEHE; this is encoded by the exons ATGGGGCTGGAGGAGAAAGCGGACACGAAGATCTTTATGGACGAAGAAGGCTACGATCGAAGGGACAGCCCGGCTCTGTCCGATCTGGACAAAAACTTGGAGAAACCCCCCAACCGGGACCCGCACGGGCTCAACACTCATCTGAAG CTGGGATTTGAGGATGTGATCGCAGAGCCGGCTTCAACCCACTCCTTCGATAAGGTTTGGATCTGCAGCCATGCCCTCTTCGAGCTCAGCAAATACCTGGTGTACAAGCTCCTGACCCTTGTCCTTGCTATTCCCCTGGCCCTGGTTGCAGGGATTCTCTTTGCTGTGCTCAGCTGCCTGCACATCTG GGTCATGGTGCCTTTCATAAGGTCAGTCCTTATGGTGTTGCCTTCCATACAGGCTGTGTGGAAGAGCCTGACAGAAGTTTTTGTTGCACCCTTATGTCGCAGCATGGGGAGGTGCTTTTCTGCAGTTGACATCCGCCTAGAGCATGAATGA